One stretch of Caldinitratiruptor microaerophilus DNA includes these proteins:
- a CDS encoding stage V sporulation protein S, protein MDVLKVSAKSSPNAVAGALAGCIREKGCAELQAIGAGALNQAVKAVAIARGFVAPSGMDLICIPAFTDLKIDGEERTAIKLIVQPR, encoded by the coding sequence GTGGACGTGCTAAAGGTGTCTGCCAAGTCCAGCCCGAACGCGGTCGCGGGCGCCCTGGCCGGTTGCATCCGGGAGAAGGGGTGCGCGGAGCTGCAGGCCATCGGTGCCGGGGCCCTCAACCAGGCAGTCAAGGCGGTGGCCATCGCCCGGGGGTTCGTGGCCCCCAGTGGGATGGACCTCATTTGTATCCCGGCCTTCACGGACCTGAAGATCGACGGTGAGGAACGCACCGCCATCAAGCTCATCGTCCAGCCCCGCTAG
- a CDS encoding TIGR00282 family metallophosphoesterase has product MNILFFGDVVGKAGRQFLARRLGPLRREHGADLVVVNGENAAAGAGITPAVTQELLRLGVDVVTLGNHAWDRRDIQTYIDSEPRLLRPLNLPAGTPGFGSAVVNTAAGRAAVVCLHGRVFFPFHPDDPFRVVQSEVERLREITPVIVVDFHGEATSEKAALGYFLDGKVSAVVGTHTHVQTADERILPGGTAYITDVGMCGPQHSVIGMDVEQALQRFLTQLPVRLEVARGPAVLSAVVITVDPGTGKALGIRRILEHEQPDDPDNSD; this is encoded by the coding sequence TTGAACATCCTCTTCTTCGGCGACGTCGTCGGCAAGGCTGGCCGGCAGTTCCTGGCCCGCCGTCTCGGGCCCCTGCGGCGGGAGCACGGGGCGGACCTGGTCGTGGTGAACGGGGAGAACGCCGCCGCCGGGGCCGGCATCACCCCGGCCGTCACCCAGGAGCTCCTGCGCCTGGGGGTGGATGTCGTGACGCTGGGCAACCACGCCTGGGACCGTCGTGACATCCAGACGTACATCGACTCGGAGCCCCGGCTCCTGAGGCCGCTCAACCTGCCTGCGGGTACGCCCGGCTTCGGCTCGGCGGTGGTGAACACGGCCGCCGGCAGGGCAGCGGTCGTCTGCCTGCACGGACGGGTCTTCTTCCCGTTCCACCCGGACGATCCGTTCCGTGTGGTCCAGTCGGAGGTGGAACGCCTCCGCGAGATCACCCCCGTGATCGTGGTGGACTTCCACGGCGAGGCCACGTCCGAGAAGGCGGCCCTCGGGTACTTCCTGGACGGCAAGGTGAGCGCGGTCGTCGGAACCCACACGCACGTGCAGACGGCAGATGAGCGCATCCTCCCCGGGGGTACCGCGTACATCACCGACGTGGGCATGTGCGGGCCCCAGCACTCGGTCATCGGCATGGACGTGGAGCAGGCGCTGCAGCGGTTCCTGACCCAGTTGCCGGTCCGCCTGGAGGTGGCCAGGGGCCCGGCGGTGCTGTCGGCGGTGGTGATCACGGTCGACCCGGGGACGGGGAAGGCCTTGGGCATCCGGCGCATCCTGGAGCACGAGCAGCCGGACGACCCTGACAATTCGGATTGA
- a CDS encoding DedA family protein: MDPGELIRRFGLLVPFLNALLENSGIPVPSEATWLLTGYLAGRGHLGFLGALGAGLAGALAGATLSYRIGAAVGTGWLLGAGRRFGVRPEHVRLAEAWLSRHGTWAVLLGRFVPLVRALVGYPAGMAGMPFGRYLILSLVGYGAWAAASLTAGYLLGENWQLVLAYLEELLLVGGLLAVLYAAVWAWRRGARRGARAPGAD; this comes from the coding sequence GTGGACCCCGGGGAGCTCATTCGCAGGTTCGGGCTCTTGGTCCCGTTTCTGAACGCGCTGCTGGAGAACAGCGGGATCCCCGTCCCCTCCGAGGCCACGTGGCTCCTGACCGGGTACCTCGCGGGGCGGGGACACCTGGGCTTTCTGGGGGCACTGGGAGCGGGCCTCGCCGGCGCGCTCGCCGGCGCCACCCTCAGCTACCGCATCGGGGCTGCGGTCGGCACCGGGTGGCTGCTCGGGGCCGGCCGGCGGTTCGGCGTCCGGCCGGAGCACGTCCGCCTGGCGGAGGCGTGGCTCTCGCGCCACGGCACCTGGGCGGTGTTGCTGGGACGATTCGTGCCCCTCGTTCGCGCACTCGTGGGCTACCCGGCAGGGATGGCCGGGATGCCCTTCGGCCGCTACCTGATCCTCAGCCTGGTCGGGTACGGGGCCTGGGCGGCGGCATCCCTCACGGCCGGCTACCTCCTCGGTGAGAACTGGCAACTGGTGCTCGCCTACCTCGAGGAGTTGCTCCTCGTGGGCGGGCTGCTGGCGGTGCTCTACGCCGCGGTTTGGGCCTGGCGGCGGGGGGCACGCCGCGGTGCCCGGGCGCCGGGCGCGGACTGA
- the rny gene encoding ribonuclease Y, which produces MKSTTAGITIGIAAVALVAGAAAGYLFRKVQAERGVAAAEARAREILEEAQRQAEAHRKEAVLEAKEEVHRQRQEFERELRERRAEIQRLERRLVQKEEHLDRKVESLERKEEQLARRERELQRQQEVLQDLEQQKRAELERISGLSQEEAQRLFLAQVEQEARQDAARLVREIEQQAREEAERRARDILSTAIQRIAADHTSETTITVVQLPNDEMKGRIIGREGRNIRTLETLTGIDLIIDDTPEAVVVSGFDPIRREVARVALQKLIADGRIHPARIEEMVEKAQREIEQRIREEGEAACFETGVHGLHPELVKLLGRLRFRYSYGQNVLKHSIEVAHLAGIMASELGVNAEVARRAGLLHDIGKAVDHEMEGSHVQIGVHLLRKYREHPDVIHAMETHHGDVEPRSVEAVLVTAADAVSASRPGARRETLESYIKRLEKLEAIADSFEGVEKAYAIQAGREVRIMVKPDRVDDFGAIKLSKEIAQRIENELEYPGQIKVTVIRESRAVEYAR; this is translated from the coding sequence GTGAAGAGCACGACGGCAGGTATCACGATCGGGATCGCAGCGGTGGCGCTCGTTGCCGGGGCCGCCGCCGGCTACCTGTTCCGCAAGGTGCAGGCCGAGCGCGGGGTGGCGGCCGCCGAGGCCCGGGCGCGCGAGATCCTCGAGGAGGCCCAGCGGCAGGCGGAAGCGCACCGCAAGGAGGCAGTGCTGGAGGCGAAGGAAGAGGTTCACCGCCAGCGCCAGGAGTTCGAGCGCGAGCTCCGGGAGCGCCGGGCGGAGATCCAGCGCCTGGAGCGCCGCCTCGTGCAGAAGGAGGAGCACCTGGACCGCAAGGTCGAGAGCCTCGAGCGCAAGGAGGAGCAGCTCGCACGCCGGGAGCGGGAGCTCCAGCGGCAGCAGGAAGTGCTCCAGGACCTCGAACAGCAGAAGCGGGCGGAACTGGAGCGGATCTCCGGGCTCAGCCAGGAGGAGGCGCAGCGGCTCTTCCTCGCGCAGGTCGAACAGGAGGCCCGCCAGGATGCGGCCCGGCTGGTCCGGGAGATCGAGCAGCAGGCCCGCGAGGAGGCGGAACGCCGGGCGCGGGACATCCTGTCCACCGCCATCCAGCGGATCGCCGCCGACCACACGTCGGAGACCACCATCACGGTGGTGCAGCTGCCCAACGACGAGATGAAGGGCCGGATCATCGGCCGCGAGGGCCGGAACATCCGGACCCTGGAAACCCTGACGGGCATCGACCTCATCATCGACGATACGCCGGAGGCCGTTGTCGTCTCCGGCTTCGACCCGATCCGCCGCGAGGTGGCCCGGGTGGCTCTCCAGAAGCTCATCGCCGACGGCCGGATCCACCCGGCCCGCATCGAGGAGATGGTGGAGAAGGCGCAGCGGGAGATCGAGCAGCGGATCCGGGAAGAGGGCGAAGCGGCGTGCTTCGAGACCGGCGTGCACGGCCTGCACCCCGAGCTGGTGAAGCTCCTGGGCCGGCTCCGGTTCCGCTATTCGTATGGCCAGAACGTCCTGAAGCACTCGATCGAGGTGGCCCACCTGGCAGGCATCATGGCGTCCGAGCTGGGCGTGAACGCCGAGGTCGCTCGCCGGGCCGGGCTCTTGCACGACATCGGCAAGGCGGTCGACCACGAGATGGAGGGCTCCCACGTGCAGATCGGGGTGCACCTCCTGCGCAAGTACAGGGAGCACCCTGACGTGATCCACGCCATGGAGACCCACCACGGGGACGTGGAGCCCCGCTCCGTGGAGGCGGTCCTGGTCACGGCGGCGGACGCCGTGTCGGCGTCGCGCCCCGGGGCGCGCCGGGAGACCCTCGAGAGCTACATCAAGCGGCTGGAGAAGCTGGAGGCCATCGCGGACTCCTTCGAAGGGGTCGAGAAGGCGTACGCCATCCAGGCCGGGCGCGAGGTCCGGATCATGGTCAAGCCGGATCGGGTGGACGACTTCGGCGCGATCAAGCTGTCCAAGGAGATCGCGCAGCGCATCGAGAACGAGCTCGAGTACCCGGGCCAGATCAAGGTCACGGTCATCCGGGAGAGCCGCGCGGTGGAGTACGCGCGCTGA